In the genome of Takifugu rubripes chromosome 18, fTakRub1.2, whole genome shotgun sequence, one region contains:
- the gpr85 gene encoding probable G protein-coupled receptor 85, which yields MIPSPSMANYSHAGDHTILQNVSPLATFLKLTSLGFIIGVGVVGNLLISILLVKDKSLHRAPYYFLLDLCASDILRSAICFPFVFTSVKNGSVWTYSTLTCKVIAFLGVLSCFHTAFMLFCVSVTRYLAIAHHRFYTKRLTFWTCLAVICMVWTLSVAMAFPPVLDVGTYSFIPEEDQCTFQHRSFRVNDSLGFMLLLALILLATQLVYLKLIFFVHDRRKMKPVQFVPAVSQNWTFHGPGASGQAAANWLAGFGRGPTPPTLLGIRQNSNAAGRRRLLVLDEFKTEKRISRMFYIMTFFFLALWGPYLVACYWRVFARGLLVPRGYLTAAVWMSFAQAGVNPFICIFSNRELRRCFSTTLLYCRKSRLPREPYCVI from the coding sequence ATGATCCCTTCTCCATCTATGGCGAACTATAGCCATGCAGGGGACCACACCATCTTGCAGAATGTCTCTCCTCTCGCCACGTTCCTCAAACTGACCTCTCTGGGCTTCATCATCGGCGTCGGTGTGGTCGGAAACCTCCTGATCTCCATCCTGCTGGTCAAAGATAAGAGCTTGCACCGAGCGCCCTACTATTTCCTGCTGGACCTGTGCGCCTCGGACATCCTTCGATCTGCCATTTGCTTCCCGTTTGTCTTCACCTCCGTCAAGAATGGATCTGTGTGGACGTACAGCACGCTGACCTGCAAGGTGATTGCCTTCCTGGGCGTGCTCTCCTGTTTTCACACGGCTTTTATGCTGTTCTGTGTTAGCGTCACGCGCTACCTGGCCATAGCGCACCACCGTTTCTACACCAAAAGGCTGACCTTCTGGACCTGCCTGGCCGTCATCTGCATGGTTTGGACGTTGTCGGTAGCAATGGCGTTCCCGCCGGTGTTAGACGTGGGGACATACTCTTTTATCCCGGAGGAGGATCAGTGCACATTCCAGCACCGCTCCTTCAGGGTTAACGACTCCTTGggcttcatgctcctcctggcTCTCATCCTTCTCGCCACACAGCTGGTTTACCTCAAGCTCATCTTTTTTGTCCACGACCGCCGGAAGATGAAGCCTGTCCAGTTTGTGCCTGCTGTTAGCCAAAACTGGACATTCCACGGGCCGGGCGCCAGCGGGCAGGCCGCTGCCAACTGGCTGGCTGGATTCGGGCGAGGCCCCACCCCGCCTACTCTGCTGGGCATCCGGCAGAACAGCAACGCGGCGGGCCGCAGGCGACTTCTGGTACTGGATGAGTTTAAAACGGAGAAGAGGATTAGTAGGATGTTCTACATCATGACGTTTTTCTTCCTGGCGCTGTGGGGGCCCTATTTGGTTGCCTGCTACTGGCGGGTATTTGCGAGGGGCCTGCTGGTCCCCAGGGGCTACCTGACAGCAGCCGTGTGGATGAGCTTTGCCCAGGCCGGGGTCAATCCTTTCATCTGCATTTTCTCCAACCGGGAGCTCCGGCGTTGCTTCAGCACCACGCTCCTGTACTGCAGAAAATCCAGGTTACCAAGGGAACCCTACTGCGTTATATGA